The genomic region CTGTAAAATTTTTCCAAGGTAAGCTCGGTAAAATCGTTTATTACCAAGTCGGCGTAAGCTGAGATTTCGTTTTTCGGGTTTGTGGTTGCAAGTCCTATAACACGCATGCCCGCGGCGCGTCCGGATTTAAGTCCGTTAAAGGAATCTTCAAAGACGACACAGTTTTTTTCAATCGTGTCGAATACTCTGGCTCCGAGCAAATACGGATCCGGAGCCGGTTTGCTTTTCTTAAACTGCTCGGCGGTAAGAATTTTGTTAAAAAGAGATTTTATTTCAGGCTGTGCTTTATAGACGGCCTGCATTTTTATTAAATTCGAACTGGTTACTACGGCCGTTTTTATGCCGCGGGATCTTAGTTCTTCGATAAAATTTTTTGCTCCCGAAATAAATTCCATTTTCATATTTCTTTCAAATTCTTCAAGTTCGGCGCTTATTTTTTTTCGATCGTTTTCTCGGTCGGGAAAAAAGGTTTCATAAATGTATTTTAACGAAGTTCCCTTTATTTGATTTGCGATGTTTTCATTATTCAGATAAGTTTTGCCTATATTTTTCCAAAAAAGCGAATATTGCGATTCCGTGTCGAGTACTACGCCGTCAAGATCAAAAAGAGCTGCGGTAGGTTTTGTTTTGTCCATATATAAAAATATATCAGATTTAATGATTTATTGCAGCGGCATAAAAGATACGTGTGCAAAAGATACGGTTATTTTCTTGCGACAATAACCATAGTCCTCGCTTTTTGATCGTAAGGAGAAAAATCAAAATCGCCGTAAATTTCCGCGCTTTTAAAACCTGCCGCCGTCATCATGCGCTTTAATTCGACAGCGGAATAAAGTCGCTGCACAAATTCGTGTTCGATTCTTGCGCCCGTGCAGTTGTCGATCAATATCCACTTTGAGAGGAGTCCTTCCCACGCGCCTGTTACGGAAAATTCGGTCAGAACGGTCTTTCCCGCTCTTTCAAACCATTCACCTTCGGTAAAATAAAGTATGGCGGTTTCCCTGCTTGTACATTCCAAAATAAACCAGCCGTCGTCTTTTACCGCATCGCAGATGTGTTTCAGAATCTTCATATCGTCTTCGATGGATTCGCAGTATCCGAACGAAGTATACAAACTGACCGCCGCGTCGAATTTTTTTTCAGACTTATATGTGCGAAGGTCGGCTTTTATGAGTTCTATATTTACGTTTTCCGCTTCTGCGGTCTCCGAGGCTGCATCCAGTTCCGACTGTATGAGATCCACGCCCGTTACGGAAATTCCTTTAAGCGCCAGCTCTATCGCTATGCGTCCCGGGCCGCAGCCCGCATCCAAAACGCTGCTTCCTCTGCCCAAACCTGCAATCTTGCATACGCTGTCGGCAACCGTAGGCGCTTCAGCCCATCTTTGCGCATCGAACATTATGGGAGCGAAATTGTTCCAAAAATCTTCGTTTTCAAACCATTCTTTTTTTCTTCCGTTCGGAGATAAAACCTGTATGTCTGCGTTCATTTTCCATCCTTAAAATATTCTGTAAAATAAAGTATAGCACATATTCGTGTTTTGTTTGGATTGTTTGTAAAATTAAGCACAATATTGAATTGCATTTAAATAAAAAATAAAACTTGACAGGTTGGAAATTAGTTTTACATTATAGGGGTATTGCAGAGCCTGTGTTAAAAAACGGCCGTGTATGTGCAGCGGTCAGCGTTGGTATTCCGTTGTTATGTGTAATTGATTTTTGTCACATAAAAAAGGGGGTAATTGTGAAAATTACGAAATTGAACCTTTATATCGTGCCTCCGAGATGGCTGTTCTTGGAAGTTGAAACGGATGAAGGCATCTGTGGATGGGGAGAGCCTGTAATTGAAGGACGCGCCGATGTTGTAAAAGCTGCTGTTGAAGATTTCAGCCGTTATCTTATTGGAAAAGATCCCTCTAAAATTGAAGATTTATGGCAGACAATGTATCGTACGGGTTTTTACCGCGGCGGCCCCGAAGTAATGAGCGCCATTGCAGGTATTGACCAGGCTTTATGGGATATAAAAGGAAAAAATCTCGGAGTTCCGGTTTATGAACTTCTCGGCGGCTTATGCCGCGACAAATTGCGTGTGTACAGCTGGGTCGGCGGAGATCGTCCCGATGATTTGGAAAAGGGTGTAAGGGCGTTGTGGGACAGCGGCTGCACAGCCGTAAAGATGAACGCAACTGAAGAAATGCATTACATTGACAGCTTCGAAAAAGTGGAAGCCGTCTGCAAGCGCGTTGAAGCCATTCGTAATACTATGGGAAGTAAAATGGATATAGCTGTTGATTTTCACGGCCGTGTTCATAAATCCATGGCTAAAGTTTTGGCGCATGAACTTGAACCGTATCATCTTATGTTCATTGAAGAACCCGTCCTTCCGCAGAATAATGAAGCTCTTCGCGAAATTGCAAATCATACTTCTACGCCTATTGCGACGGGTGAACGTATGTTCAGCCGTTGGGACTTCAAGAATTTGTTTGAAGACGGTTATGCGGATATAATCCAGCCCGATCTTTCTCATGCGGGCGGAATCAGTGAAGTTAAAAAAATCGCCTCAATGGCTGAGGCTTATGATATGTCCGTGGCGCCGCACTGTCCCCTTGGGCCTATCGCTCTTGCAGCTTGTGTTCAGCTCGATGCGTGTACTCCGAATGTATGCATTCAGGAACAAAGCCTAGGCATACATTATAACAAAGGAGCCGATTTGCTTGACTACCTTAAAGATCCTGAAGTATTCAAGTTTAAAGACGGCTATATTTCAATACCTGCGTCTCCGGGGCTCGGTATTGAAGTAAATAAAGAAAAAGTATTGGAAGCCGCTGAAATCGGTCATCGCTGGAAAAATCCGATATGGCGCAACTATGACGGAACTGTCGCGGAATGGTGACGGAAACGGAGGTACGATAAAAAGCGCTGTCTGAAATATCGCCGTCGGCTAAAGTCCGGAGAC from Treponema parvum harbors:
- a CDS encoding HAD family hydrolase, whose amino-acid sequence is MDKTKPTAALFDLDGVVLDTESQYSLFWKNIGKTYLNNENIANQIKGTSLKYIYETFFPDRENDRKKISAELEEFERNMKMEFISGAKNFIEELRSRGIKTAVVTSSNLIKMQAVYKAQPEIKSLFNKILTAEQFKKSKPAPDPYLLGARVFDTIEKNCVVFEDSFNGLKSGRAAGMRVIGLATTNPKNEISAYADLVINDFTELTLEKFYSVLEQ
- a CDS encoding class I SAM-dependent methyltransferase, whose product is MNADIQVLSPNGRKKEWFENEDFWNNFAPIMFDAQRWAEAPTVADSVCKIAGLGRGSSVLDAGCGPGRIAIELALKGISVTGVDLIQSELDAASETAEAENVNIELIKADLRTYKSEKKFDAAVSLYTSFGYCESIEDDMKILKHICDAVKDDGWFILECTSRETAILYFTEGEWFERAGKTVLTEFSVTGAWEGLLSKWILIDNCTGARIEHEFVQRLYSAVELKRMMTAAGFKSAEIYGDFDFSPYDQKARTMVIVARK
- the dgoD gene encoding galactonate dehydratase, which gives rise to MKITKLNLYIVPPRWLFLEVETDEGICGWGEPVIEGRADVVKAAVEDFSRYLIGKDPSKIEDLWQTMYRTGFYRGGPEVMSAIAGIDQALWDIKGKNLGVPVYELLGGLCRDKLRVYSWVGGDRPDDLEKGVRALWDSGCTAVKMNATEEMHYIDSFEKVEAVCKRVEAIRNTMGSKMDIAVDFHGRVHKSMAKVLAHELEPYHLMFIEEPVLPQNNEALREIANHTSTPIATGERMFSRWDFKNLFEDGYADIIQPDLSHAGGISEVKKIASMAEAYDMSVAPHCPLGPIALAACVQLDACTPNVCIQEQSLGIHYNKGADLLDYLKDPEVFKFKDGYISIPASPGLGIEVNKEKVLEAAEIGHRWKNPIWRNYDGTVAEW